From a single Scomber japonicus isolate fScoJap1 chromosome 12, fScoJap1.pri, whole genome shotgun sequence genomic region:
- the LOC128368695 gene encoding immunoglobulin kappa light chain-like, translating to MLFLPAAALCCLCSALVAMAAQLIQDDLTLTRRAGQTVSFSCRGTDQCDSDYVFWYQKKDKETFKAILDINRNNGELYKGYNHPQKDDFSALNKQKGCELQIQTVKLSHSATYYCSCYRYEYEIFGSGTKLFVDGQVVNPVVSVYPAASRAHLEGKRSLLCLASGMSPPLVQFSWKRQKTNGQLEDLTPAKFEQLELRESGRSASILLLHQQENSTCKYRCYVKHEGGTFEAQTEVLFQFQCRVLLLCVLYTVLIVKSLVYCCGLSLLMILRN from the exons gctggttgccatggcagcacagCTGATTCAGGATGATTTAACATTGACCAGGAGAGCTGGTCAAACAGTTTCCTTCAGCTGTCGAGGAACTGACCAGTGTGACAGTGATTATGTATTCTGGTAccagaagaaagacaaagaaacattCAAAGCGATTCTTGATATTAACAGGAATAATGGTGAATTATATAAAGGTTACAATCACCCTCAGAAAGATGATTTCTCAGCTCTCAATAAACAGAAAGGCTGTGAGTTGCAGATCCAGACAGTTAAACTCTCACATTCAGCAACCTACTACTGTAGCT GCTACA GATACGAATACGAGATCTTTGGCTCTGGCACTAAACTGTTTGTAG ATGGGCAGGTAGTGAACCCCGTGGTGAGCGTGTACCCAGCAGCATCCAGAGCCCACCTGGAGGGGAAGAGGTCCCTGCTGTGTCTGGCCTCAGGCATGTCTCCTCCTCTGGTCCAGTTCTcctggaaaagacagaagacGAACGGCCAGCTGGAGGATCTGACCCCTGCTAAGTTTGAGCAGCTGGAGCTCAGAGAGTCGGGACGCAGCGCCTCcatcctgctgctccatcagcaaGAGAACAGCACATGTAAATATCGCTGCTACGTCAAGCACGAGGGGGGCACATTTGAGGCCCAAACAGAAG tgctctTCCAGTTTCAGTGCagggtgctgctgctctgtgtgctgTACACAGTGCTGATAGTGAAGAGTCTGGTGTACTGCTGTGGACTCTCTCTGCTGATGATCCTCAGAAACTAG
- the LOC128368687 gene encoding immunoglobulin lambda-1 light chain-like: MLFLPAAALCCLCSALVAMAAQLIQEDLTWTRRAGQSVTFSCRGLDQCDSDYVYWYQKKDTETFKLILDIDSTNGNVDKSYNHPQKDDFSAVKKQKGNWELQIQTVKLSHSATYYCGCQKLEWYYIFGRGTKLFVDEQVVKPVVSVYPTASRAHLEGRSSLLCLASAMSPSLVQFTWKRKRKNGWAEELIPAEFEQLELREPGRSASILLLHQQESSAYIYRCYVKHEGGTVEAESVQDLSTFILPKSAPPARTSSPAPPVLPAPVPSQYQVLLFCVLYTVLIVKSLVYCCGLSLLMILRNKGPSTNCTHAD, from the exons ATGcttttcctcccagctgctgctctgtgctgtctgtgttcag CGCTGGTTGCCATGGCGGCACAGCTGATTCAGGAGGATTTAACATGGACCAGGAGAGCTGGTCAATCAGTCACCTTCAGCTGTCGAGGACTTGACCAGTGTGACAGTGAttatgtatactggtaccagaagaaagacacagaaacattcaaactgATTCTTGATATTGACAGCACGAATGGTAATGTAGATAAAAGTTACAATCACCCTCAGAAAGATGATTTTTCAGCTGTAAAGAAACAGAAAGGGAATTGGGAGTTGCAGATCCAGACAGTTAAACTCTCACATTCAGCCACCTACTACTGTGGCTGCCAGAAACTTG AGTGGTACTATATCTTTGGCCGTGGCACTAAACTGTTTGTAG ATGAGCAGGTAGTGAAGCCCGTGGTGAGCGTGTACCCAACAGCATCCAGGGCCCACCTGGAGGGGAGGAGCTCCCTGCTGTGTCTGGCCTCAGCCATGTCTCCTTCTCTGGTCCAGTTCAcctggaaaagaaagaggaagaacgGCTGGGCGGAGGAGCTGATTCCTGCTGAGTTTGAACAGCTGGAGCTCAGAGAGCCGGGACGCAGTGCCTCcatcctgctgctccatcaaCAAGAGAGTAGCGCATATATATACCGTTGCTATGTCAAGCACGAGGGGGGCACAGTGGAGGCCGAATCAGTACAAG acCTTTCTACTTTTATTCTGCCAAAATCAGCTCCACCAGCTCGAACATCTTCACCAGCTCCACCAGTTCTCCCAGCTCCTGTCCCGTCTCAGTACCAGGTGCTGCTGTTCTGTGTGCTGTACACAGTGCTGATAGTGAAGAGTCTGGTGTACTGCTGTGGACTCTCTCTGCTGATGATCCTCAGAAACAAGGGACCGTCCACCAACTGCACACATGCTGACTGA
- the LOC128368680 gene encoding uncharacterized protein LOC128368680, giving the protein MLFLPAAALCCLCSALVAMAAQLIQEDLTLTRRAGQTVSFSCGETDQCESHYVYWFQKKDAETFSRILGISRKNGEVYKGYNHPQKDDFSAVKKQNGWELQIQTVKLSHSATYYCQCYYYVSHRTNRHHIFGSGTKLFVDEQVVKPVVSVYPAASRAHLEGKSSLLCLASAMSPPLVQFSWKRQKKNGQLEDLTPAKFEQLELREQGRSASILLLHQQEDSTYKYRCYVKHEGVTFEAQTEQGNEGLVTTLSERAEEQSANICFSLFSVSVVFALSPTVPSQSQVLLFCVLYTVLIVKSLVYCCGLSLLMILRNKGPSTNCTHAD; this is encoded by the exons ATGcttttcctcccagctgctgctctgtgctgcctgtgttcag cgctggttgccatggcagcacagCTGATTCAGGAGGATTTAACATTGACCAGGAGAGCTGGTCAAACAGTCTCCTTCAGCTGTGGAGAAACTGACCAGTGTGAAAGTCATTATGTATATTGGTTCCAGAAGAAAGACGCAGAAACATTCTCAAGGATTCTTGGTATTAGCAGGAAGAATGGTGAAGTATATAAAGGTTACAATCACCCTCAGAAGGATGATTTCTCAGCTGTAAAGAAACAGAACGGCTGGGAGTTGCAGATCCAGACAGTTAAACTCTCACATTCAGCCACCTACTACTGTCAATGTTATTATTACGTTTCCCACA GAACAAACAGGCACCACATCTTTGGCTCTGGCACTAAACTGTTTGTAG ATGAGCAGGTAGTGAAGCCCGTGGTGAGCGTGTACCCAGCAGCATCCAGAGCCCACCTGGAGGGGAAGAGCTCCCTGCTTTGTCTGGCCTCAGCCATGTCTCCTCCTCTGGTCCAGTTCTcctggaaaagacagaagaagaacggCCAGCTGGAGGATCTGACCCCTGCTAAGTTTGAGCAGCTGGAGCTCAGAGAGCAGGGACGCAGCGCCTCcatcctgctgctccatcagcaaGAGGACAGCACATATAAATACCGTTGCTACGTCAAGCACGAGGGGGTCACATTTGAGGCCCAAACAGAACAAGGTAATGAAGGCTTGGTGACT ACGctgtcagagagagcagaggagcagagcgcTAACATTTGTTTCtcacttttttctgtttcagtggTTTTTGCTCTTTCTCCAACTGTCCCGTCTCAGTCCCAGGTGCTGCTGTTCTGTGTGCTGTACACAGTGCTGATAGTGAAGAGTCTGGTGTACTGCTGTGGACTCTCTCTGCTGATGATCCTCAGAAACAAGGGACCGTCCACCAACTGCACACATGCTGACTGA